In Haematobia irritans isolate KBUSLIRL chromosome 1, ASM5000362v1, whole genome shotgun sequence, a genomic segment contains:
- the mtTFB2 gene encoding mitochondrial transcription factor B2, translating into MFGTSLLNKCSWSKIRYYSTKVELKTFSQKKVYYGDQFPDKLLNKKQKTPPIMYLANEKTAGILDNLLGPYIRESPCDTVVELNPGIGLFTRKLLDREQKFKKILLMEPMDYFMDNLQEMHSLYPDRVKVRHADLTNIWKLVYQDKMDSGTRVVELLRDIPRKKHNDDPNIIMVGAIGSYQFFKHLINSIVFQNSFLSMGRAEMYLILPPPLFLHLSCTNEIGLMIYRSTTILFQILFEHRFIARLPRNDFLPTQAEYSSSKGSKLWRVHSINPEDLYLVKIVPRKNIFDFVALDDLPAMWYFIKQNCISRRNRIIPNLEKWIPGCGPRLIVNKTRTIASKQLYKDEKKKTLPRYSSPCMTISNRDYYPNINIYTQFGDLTPSQFLTLFSSFRNWPEYEESSFLASLENNMLKMESSAEDSVEGITEEDDEMPQEGSTIAETETSFKDAPIDLIPHKTARKVSNKKQQK; encoded by the exons ATGTTTGGTACGAGTCTTCTTAATAAATGCTCGTGGTCTAAGATACGGTATTACTCAACGAAGGTGGAATTGAAAACGTTCTCACAAAAGAAAGTTTACTATGGCGATCAGTTTCCAGATAAGCTATTAAATAAGAAGCAAAAAACCCCACCAATAATGTATTTAGCTAATGAAAAGACAGCTGGGATATTGGATAATCTTCTAGGTCCCTACATACGAGAAAGTCCTTGCGATACCGTTGTAGAATTGAATCCCGGTATTGGATTGTTTACACGAAAACTTTTGGACAGAGAacagaaatttaagaaaattcttttaatgGAACCAATGGATTATTTTATGGATAATCTGCAGGAAATGCATTCACTGTATCCGGACAGAGTTAAAGTACGTCATGcagatttgacaaatatttggaAACTTGTCTATCAGGATAAAATGGATAGTGGTACACGAGTTGTGGAGCTATTGAGAGATATACCTCGAAAGAAACATAATGATG ATCCAAATATAATTATGGTTGGTGCTATTGGATCATATCAATTCTTTAAGCATTTAATAAATTCCATAGTGTTTCAAAATAGCTTTCTTAGCATGGGAAGAGCGGAAATGTATTTAATATTGCCACCACCACTGTTTCTG CATCTGTCCTGCACCAATGAAATTGGTTTAATGATCTACAGATCAACTACTATACTCTTTCAAATACTATTTGAACATCGTTTCATTGCTCGTTTGCCTAGAAATGATTTCCTGCCTACACAAGCCGAATACAGTAGCTCAAAAGGCAGTAAATTATGGAGG GTACATTCCATAAATCCCGAAGACCTTTACCTTGTAAAAATAGTTCccaggaaaaatattttcgattttgtggcctTAGACGACTTGCCAGCAATGTggtattttataaaacaaaattgtattagcCGTCGAAATCGGATAATACCGAATCTTGA aaaatggatACCTGGTTGTGGGCCTCGTTTAATAGTTAACAAAACCCGCACTATAGCATCAAAGCAATTATATAaagatgaaaagaaaaaaacattgccTAGATATTCCTCACCATGCATGACAATTAGTAATCGTGATTATTATCCAAATATCAATATCTACACACAGTTTGGAGATTTAACACCAAGTCAGTTTTTGACATTATTCTCAAGTTTCCGCAATTGGCCGGAATATGAAGAAAGTTCCTTCTTGGCTTCATtagaaaataatatgttgaaaatGGAAAGTTCAGCCGAAGATTCCGTGGAGGGGATAACCGAAGAAGATGATGAAATGCCCCAAGAAGGCTCTACAATCGCTGAGACTGAAACTTCATTTAAAGATGCTCCCATAGATCTAATACCACATAAGACAGCCAGAAAAGTGTCCAATAAAAAGcagcaaaaataa
- the LOC142241763 gene encoding uncharacterized protein LOC142241763, translated as MAPHKKNRGVRTSALQQSAMLTFLESNQGLVKRKSGIHYGKEMARKKWLQLTYELNKIPGAVKTPAQWQTVWRDMKSKTGIKFRNLKGEGPWNRIITEGLLTQIEERIVAIAGWEDGFENEEWNENYEINEINESNLLDENEILPTGSIDENLHSILKYETENETMDSNSFENYGTEESAELHTQQHEEYVKPPKRSKLEVDVKDDFLQIAKRQADAMLMLANAQKDTAKALLKISDGIALLGEIVTTQKRIENKLSELEKSIETNHEHVT; from the exons ATGGCACCGCA taaaaaaaatagggGCGTCCGAACATCTGCTCTGCAGCAATCAGCTATGCTTACTTTTCTAGAATCGAACCAAGGACTGGTAAAAAGGAAATCAGGAATACACTATGGGAAAGAAATGGCAAGAAAAAAATGGTTGCAGTTAACTtacgaattaaataaaattccaggAGCCGTTAAAACTCCAGCTCAGTGGCAAACG GTATGGAGAGATATGAAATCTAAGACCGGAATAAAATTCAGAAATCTAAAAGGTGAAGGGCCATGGAATAGAATAATCACTGAAGGACTTCTTACCCAAATTGAGGAGCGTATAGTGGCAATAGCCGGTTGGGAAGATGGATTTGAAAATGAAGAGTGGAATGAAAACTACGAAATCAATGAG ATAAACGAATCAAATCTCTTGGATGAAAACGAAATTCTTCCAACAGGGTCTATTGACGAAAATCTTCACTCAATTTTAAAGTATGAAACGGAAAATGAAACCATGGATTcaaattcttttgaaaattatggaACAGAGGAAAGTGCAGAGTTGCACACACAACAACATGAAGAATATGTCAAACCGCCAAAGAGATCAAAGCTAGAAGTAGATGTAAAAGACGACTTTCTTCAAATTGCAAAGAGACAAGCTGATGCAATGTTG ATGTTAGCAAATGCGCAAAAGGACACTGCTAAAGCACTGCTTAAAATATCCGATGGTATTGCTTTATTAGGTGAAATAGTGACGACACAAAAACGAATTGAGAATAAACTCTCCGAACttgaaaaatcaattgaaaCAAATCACGAACATGTAACGTAA